One window of the Podospora pseudocomata strain CBS 415.72m chromosome 7, whole genome shotgun sequence genome contains the following:
- the ATG15 gene encoding putative lipase atg15 (EggNog:ENOG503NWX1; COG:G) translates to MMWWRRKEAGAQCTSNGRVTAQLLLSFLALSGTTIATAPRNHQGDAQQVLPIPIDISPIPGLSPEAPQPAEHTFTLRHVFHHGTHKHPGLHRKQDVDATKANIFLAAEDGYGRERIGPLRAQSDAVTIQRLVDRRPAVVDPLVAQSRQQGFVSVLAPSAWTMDEVPGPNITDKQTVLTMAYMAADAYVEHEGEADWEEVGRPFNRSADFGWQGDGLRGHIFADQTNSTVVIGLKGTSLAVFDGDGTTTNDKENDNLFFSCCCAQQGPWTWRQVCSCATSTYTCNTTCVTQALREENRYYQAGRELYANVTELYPNANIWLTGHSLGGAVSSFLGLTYGVPTVTFQAVPEALPASRLGLPVPPGADPEAPQARRYTGAFHFGHTADPIYIGTCNGATASCSYGGYALETACHTGMECVYDTVADKGWRVGIGTHKIRSVIHDVILKYDEAAKCKFTPECRDCGNWKMYESNGTETTTTSTSATSTEKTRTRTETCKTPGWWGCLDETTTTTTGTITTTTVTTTATTTTCLTPGWFGCKDKTTLTTTITSTTPTPTPTPTTSCATPGRFWGCYDDITTIGTSSTTTTEQSTITPPPTMPSTTPAPTVTETAGCRSRAWYGMCKEYEGEPSVKNDEM, encoded by the exons atgatgtggtggaggaggaaggaggcagGTGCCCAGTGCACATCGAATGGACGGGTCACCGCCCAGCTACTGTtgtccttcctcgccctctccggGACTACCATCGCGACAGCGCCCAGAAATCACCAGGGAGATGCGCAACAGGTGCTACCTATACCAATAGACATCTCTCCGATTCCAGGTCTATCACCAGAAGCCCCACAGCCTGCCGAACACACCTTT ACCTTGCGCCACGTCTTCCACCATGGTACTCACAAGCACCCCGGCCTTCACCGAAAACAGGATGTCGATGCGACAAAAGCGAACATCTTTTTGGCCGCCGAAGATGGATACGGCCGCGAGCGCATTGGCCCGCTCCGAGCGCAGAGTGACGCGGTGACGATACAGCGGTTGGTCGACCGCAGACCCGCCGTGGTAGACCCCCTCGTGGCTCAATCAAGACAACAGGGTTTTGTTTCGGTTCTTGCCCCATCGGCGTGGACCATGGACGAGGTTCCAGGGCCCAATATTACCGATAAGCAGACAGTCCTGACGATGGCATACATGGCAGCCGACGCCTACGTGGAGCacgagggagaggccgattgggaagaggttggaagGCCGTTCAACAGAAGTGCCGACTTTGGTTGGCAGGGCGATGGATTGCGTGGACATATCTTTGCGGATCAGACCAACTCGACGGTAGTGATTGGCTTGAAGGGCACCTCGCTTGCCGTCTTTGACGGTGATGGCACGACGACCAACGATAAAGAAAACGATAACCTCTTTTTcagttgctgctgcgctCAGCAAGGACCCTGGACATGGCGGCAGGTTTGCTCTTGCGCGACGTCGACCTATACTTGCAACACGACGTGCGTTACTCAGGCGTTGCGGGAGGAGAACCGCTACTACCAGGCGGGCCGTGAGCTCTATGCCAATGTTACGGAGCTCTATCCCAATGCCAACATCTGGTTGACTGGCCACTCTCTCGGAGGTGCTGTCAGCTCTTTCCTCGGCCTTACGTATGGCGTTCCGACCGTGACCTTCCAGGCCGTTCCGGAAGCCTTGCCGGCCAGCAGACTGGGCTTGCCCGTGCCTCCTGGTGCTGACCCGGAAGCACCGCAAGCTAGGCGGTACACGGGCGCCTTTCACTTTGGACACACCGCCGACCCGATCTACATTGGTACCTGCAACGGAGCCACTGCTTCTTGCTCGTACGGCGGTTATGCTCTAGAAACAGCCTGTCACACAGGCATGGAGTGTGTGTACGATACGGTGGCTGACAAGGGGTGGCGCGTCGGAATTGGTACGCACAAGATTCGATCCGTCATTCACGATGTCATCCTCAAGTATGATGAAGCGGCCAAGTGCAAGTTTACGCCAGAGTGCAGAGACTGTGGCAATTGGAAGATGTACGAGAGCAACGGCACAGAGACTACGACGACGTCGACATCGGCCACGTCCACCGAAAAGACAAGGACCCGAACTGAGACTTGCAAGACACCAGGATGGTGGGGCTGCCTGGATGagactaccaccaccaccacgggcACAATTACTACTACTACTGTTACCACAACGGCAACGACCACCACGTGCCTGACTCC GGGATGGTTTGGTTGCAAGGATAAGACAACCTTGACAACGACAATCACTTCAACAACTCCCAcgcccactcccactcccaccacctcatgCGCCACCCCAGGCCGATTCTGGGGATGCTATGATGATATCACAACAATAGGCACAAGCTCCACGACAACTACCGAGCAGTCCACTAttacccctccaccaaccatGCCCAGCACGACGCCTGCTCCAACAGTAACAGAAACAGCCGGCTGTCGTTCTAGGGCATGGTATGGTATGTGCAAAGAGTACGAGGGCGAGCCATCCGTCAAGAACGACGAGATGTAA
- a CDS encoding hypothetical protein (COG:U; EggNog:ENOG503NXP1): MLSSLSPNPSNSSTDSSIMSSNPPSATERSGSSRPLRSFRVERSPSPEPTSRPKRASTIMTGPTPGAKSMVRTASGTHVRLGSETERPDTFESRISEENADSEPPRASVDLDDLPIELVSLTDGFIDSLSAKVHSTPPNIDRLSQMFQDFYATASAHIRTHIDSLATLQRRDVSPTPALSTRASAASLLRAKAASLGTKEKTKPGVVRRESEMLTPEELAERKKARRALEQKKGLLEEAVERRLCEGVYSKIYRHRTTQDEAQDAKLRSKTAALAVVDIGPVDLGVELGTPENNPEAIAKKTAEVKEWLEGARKELTLMSQARYPLRKINHLKAAFKSIIDTLAHFHPSSSADELMPMLIYTLITLPPQNLNAISDINFIQRFRWEQKLTGEASYCLTTLEATISFLETVDLSTLRADETPGGPMKAPGSPPKENTFPPAFSPTSPSPPTAATAIAAAAASSPNPNTATASLSANLIRPPSPSPSSAAAAGFRSTVSQQLRNRRLSDLVNTPAQAFNAASDAVLSTVNTADQSLKTIGNSLGDSYKFLLGKLREPLSQPDGQVLVPKTLDDARKLIGTPPPPLDRADSPSPGPGPVSEDRPPLLSFISGTGRKISRDPSADSTRSGGSRRALDEPNLRPPASTTTTTTAVATGGGGSPVVTSPLDSMRQLGNSFNPLGRISAGIGGFRNFGRSTPTPSSPAPPTPTKDAVSTLSTRGLGVTTGAAGTEGGDLATAFPDLAGSLPPKKIEGPIQKFVNMQNAAEMKVGDVFELLKDYKRLAGAIKEMGGFKE; the protein is encoded by the exons ATGTTGTCCAGCCTGAGCCCaaaccccagcaacagcagcaccgacagcagcatcatgtcGTCCAACCCACCAAGTGCCACAGAGCGCTCTGGCTCCTCGAGACCTCTTCGTTCCTTTCGTGTCGAGCGCTCACCCTCCCCGGAACCAACGTCTCGTCCAAAGAGAGCCAGTACCATCATGACGGGACCAACGCCTGGTGCGAAGTCCATGGTCCGTACTGCGTCTGGCACGCATGTGAGGCTGGGCAGCGAGACGGAAAGGCCAGACACCTTTGAGAGCCGGATTAGTGAGGAGAATGCCGATTCTGAACCACCGAGGGCCTCAGTTGACCTGGACGATCTGCCCATCGAGCTGGTCAGCTTGACCGACGGCTTCATTGACTCATTGTCGGCCAAGGTCCATTCCACTCCGCCAAATATTGACAGGCTGTCGCAAATGTTCCAGGACTTTTATGCTACTGCCTCAGCCCATATCAGGACCCATATCGACAGCCTGGCTACTCTGCAGAGGCGAGATGTGTCTCCGACGCCAGCCCTGTCGACCAGAGCATCTGCTGCCAGCTTGCTCCGGGCCAAGGCTGCTTCGCTGGGTaccaaggagaagacgaaGCCAGGAGTTGTCAGAAGGGAGTCAGAGATGTTGACACCAGAAGAGCTGGCGGAAAGGAAAAAGGCGCGGAGAGCGctggagcagaagaagggACTCTTGGAGGAAGCCGTGGAGAGGAGGTTATGTGAAGGAGTCTACAGCAAAATCTACCGCCATCGTACCACTCAAGACGAAGCACAGGATGCCAAACTTCGGTCAAAAACTGCTGCCCTCGCCGTGGTTGATATTGGGCCCGTGGATCTCGGTGTCGAGCTCGGCACACCGGAAAATAATCCAGAAGCGATCGCCAAGAAGACggccgaggtcaaggagtGGTTAGAGGGCGCAAGGAAAGAGCTCACGTTGATGAGCCAGGCGCGGTATCCCCTTCGGAAGATCAACCACCTAAAGGCCGCCTTCAAGAGCATCATTGATACCCTGGCACATTTCCacccctcgtcctcggccgATGAGCTCATGCCCATGCTCATCTACActctcatcaccctcccaccacaGAACCTTAACGCCATCAGTGACATCAACTTCATCCAGCGCTTCCGCTGGGAACAAAAGCTAACCGGCGAGGCCTCCTACTGCCTAACAACTCTCGAAGCGACAATCAGCTTCCTCGAAACCGTGGATCTATCCACCCTCCGCGCCGACGAAACCCCCGGCGGGCCTATGAAAGCCCCCGGCTCACCCCCTAAAGAAAACACCTTTCCCCCAGCCttctcacccacctcaccctctcccccgaccgccgccaccgccatcgcgGCGGCAGCCGCCTCCAGTCCAAACCCcaacacagcaacagcctcacTCTCCGCCAATTTGATCaggcccccctccccctccccctcctcagcagccgcAGCGGGCTTCCGCTCCACAGTCTCGCAACAGCTCCGCAACCGCCGCCTCTCAGACCTAGTAAACACCCCCGCCCAAGCCTTCAACGCCGCCTCCGACGCTGTCCTCTCAACAGTCAACACCGCCGACCAGTCCCTAAAAACAATAGGAAACTCCCTCGGTGACAGCTACAaattcctcctcggcaagctccGCGAACCTCTCTCCCAACCCGACGGCCAAGTCCTCGTGCCCAAAACCCTCGACGACGCAAGGAAACTGATCGGgacaccgccaccacccctcgACAGGGCtgactccccctcccctggCCCGGGTCCGGTGTCAGAAGACCGCCCCCCATTATTGTCTTTCATCTCAGGCACAGGCCGCAAAATATCTCGCGACCCTTCCGCGGATAGTACCCGCAGCGGGGGCTCACGACGCGCCCTAGACGAACCCAATTTACGCCCCCccgcatcaacaacaacaacaacaacagcagtaGCCACAGGAGGGGGCGGTAGTCCAGTTGTGACCAGCCCCCTAGACTCCATGAGACAATTAGGCAACTCGTTCAACCCCTTGGGTCGGATCTCGGCCGGCATCGGCGGCTTTCGCAACTTTGGCCGTTCAACGCCCACACCGTCATCACCTGCGCCACCCACGCCGACGAAGGATGCTGTTTCTACTCTCTCAACCCGTGGGTTGGGAGTCACGACCGGGGCTGCGGGGACAGAAGGGGGTGATTTGGCTACT GCATTTCCCGATCTGGCAGGGTCACTCCCGCCAAAGAAAATCGAGGGGCCGATACAGAAGTTTGTGAACATGCAGAATGCCGCCGAAATGAAAGTGGGGGATGTGTTTGAGCTGCTCAAGGACTACAAGAGGTTGGCTGGGGCgatcaaggagatgggggggttCAAggagtga
- the ain1 gene encoding alpha-actinin (COG:Z; EggNog:ENOG503NVZA), producing the protein MAGFDSCAAGRQPAPGLPGNSVGLGLELERFPDLDCLQQHSGSHSATTTTTIVNRPSALSVSSVASSNGSSEYSTDTTFDICDNNADDDEYRRASIASTASSSCTSHTTHCTDDVPTAKSPSSPPGGLGVHTGSPQPQRPPLTRSRRDAKQLHAARLQRSGSTSLALASKRENSLKGRFKRASNTPAADALAATEPPHEQGLTRMAFAEQQRWITVQQKTFTKWLNTKLEVRNLEVKDLVQDLSDGVMLIHLLECLSGESLGRYAAKPKLRVQRFENANLALNFIKSRGIQMTNIGAEDVVDGNRKIILGLIWTLILRFTISDINEEGMTAKEGLLLWCQRKTACYDEVDVRDFSASWNDGLAFCALLDIHRPDLIDYDALDKSDHRGNMQLAFDIAHKEIGIPKLLDVEDVCDVAKPDERSLMTYIAYWFHAFSQMEKVENAGRRVEKFVNNMQGAWEMQSAYERRMAALLKAIRAQIESWQTAKFEGTYADAKAQAGEFASYKRGVKREWVAEKSELATLLGNIKTKLGTYRLRPYDPPAHLSLDTLDREWSNLTKSEMARGQLINETIRDIKNALRKSFADKANDFALALNTMQLAISGLEGDVEDQLHHVRKLSDNLPPLDAYLVTIAAVDAKCQEANIEENDFTTYTYDELVYELSLVKSSVSKKLAFLDNQVVARSMTNLTPIQLEEFESVFRHFDRDDSNSLSEIEFSAALASLGLVFSEDEMHEYFLATSNGRDRVTFEQFIRFMVDVTEDQNTAEQVFQSFREVADGKPYVTEMDLRHSLVPDEVIEKLVEIIPEHKGPDVKEDRGKRQFDYIAFMERLIADEGGRPASSGSGRSNVSGILGERTNGRTSPAKSVASGKNGVY; encoded by the exons ATGGCAGGATTTGACAGTTGTGCCGCTGGCAGACAGCCGGCACCAGGCCTGCCCGGCAACAGcgtggggttggggttggagctggagcgaTTCCCTGATCTCGATTGTTTACAGCAACACTCGGGCAGCCAcagcgccaccaccaccacaaccattGTCAACCGCCCCTCCGCGCTCTCGGTGTCCTCGGtagcctcctccaacggctCATCCGAATACTCCACGGATACCACCTTTGACATCTGCGACAacaacgccgacgacgacgaataCAGACGGGCATCCATCGCCAGCACCGCTTCATCATCGTGCACTAGCCACACTACCCACTGTACTGACGACGTCCCCACCGCCAAatctccatcatccccacctGGTGGTCTCGGTGTTCACACGGGCagtccccaaccccaacggcCACCACTCACCCGCAGCCGCCGCGACGCCAAACAGCTGCATGCCGCCCGACTGCAGCGTTCAGGCTCAACCAGCCTAGCCCTCGCCAGCAAGAGGGAAAACTCGTTGAAAGGCCGCTTCAAGCGGGCCTCgaacacccccgccgccgacgCTCTCGCCGCCACCGAACCTCCCCACGAGCAGGGCCTGACCAGGATGGCCTTCGCCGAGCAGCAGCGCTGGATCACCGTCCAGCAAAAGACCTTTACCAAATGGCTAAACACAAAGTTGGAAGTCCGGAACCTCGAGGTCAAGGATCTGGTGCAAGACTTGAGTGATGGC GTAAtgctcatccacctcctcgagTGTCTCTCGGGCGAATCACTCGGCCGATATGCCGCCAAACCAAAGCTGCGTGTGCAGCGCTTCGAGaacgccaacctcgccctcaactTTATCAAATCCCGAGGGATTCAAATGACGAATATAGGCGCCGAAGATGTCGTGGACGGAAACAGAAAGATTATCCTGGGGCTGATATGGACGCTTATTTTGCGTTTCACCATCAGTGACATTAACGAGGAGGGTATGACGGCCAAAGAAGGTCTACTTCTGTGGTGTCAACGTAAAACAGCTTGTTACGACGAGGTCGACGTACGGGATTTTAGTGCGAGCTGGAATGATGGCCTGGCATTCTGTGCCTTGCTTGATATCCACCGTCCCGACCTGATCGACTATGACGCTCTCGACAAATCGGATCACCGGGGCAACATGCAGCTGGCGTTTGATATCGCTCATAAGGAGATTGGCATCCCCAAGCTGCTTGATGTGGAGGATGTGTGCGATGTGGCCAAGCCTGACGAGCGCTCGCTCATGACGTATATTGCCTACTGGTTCCACGCCTTTTCTCAGATGGAAAAGGTTGAGAACGCGGGTCGGCGCGTGGAGAAGTTTGTGAACAACATGCAGGGTGCCTGGGAGATGCAGAGCGCTTATGAGAGGAGAATGGCTGCTCTTCTCAAGGCCATCCGTGCCCAGATTGAGAGCTGGCAGACTGCAAAGTTTGAGGGGACTTATGCTGACGCCAAGGCGCAGGCGGGTGAGTTTGCGTCTTACAAGAGGGGTGTCaagagggagtgggtggCGGAGAAGAGCGAGTTGGCGACGCTGTTGGGGAACATCAAGACCAAGTTGGGGACGTATCGGTTGCGGCCGTATGATCCACCGGCGCATTTGAGTCTAGATACGCTTGATAGGGAATGGTCGAATCTGACCAAGTCTGAGATGGCGCGCGGTCAATTGATCAATGAGACCATTAGAGA CATCAAAAACGCCCTCCGCAAGTCCTTTGCCGACAAGGCCAACGATTTTGCGCTCGCCCTCAACACGATGCAACTAGCCATATCAGGGCTGGAAGGCGATGTAGAAGACCAGCTGCACCATGTCAGAAAGCTGTCGGATAACTTACCACCTCTAGACGCCTACCTGGTGACCATCGCGGCAGTAGACGCCAAGTGCCAGGAAGCGAACATTGAAGAAAACGACTTTACGACTTACACGTACGACGAGCTGGTGTACGAGCTCTCGCTCGTCAAATCGTCAGTTTCGAAAAAATTGGCCTTCTTGGACAACCAAGTCGTGGCACGGAGCATGACGAACCTCACGCCTATCCAGCTCGAGGAATTCGAGTCTGTCTTTAGGCACTTTGACCGAGACGACAGCAATTCCCTGTCGGAAATTGAGTTTTCGGCCGCGTTGGCGTCGCTGGGCTTGGTGTTTTCCGAGGATGAGATGCACGAGTACTTTTTGGCGACGTCGAACGGGCGGGACAGGGTGACGTTTGAGCAGTTTATTCGGTTTATGGTTGATGTGACAGAGGATCAGAACACGGCGGAGCAGGTGTTTCAGAGCTTTAGGGAGGTGGCGGACGGGAAGCCGTATGTGACGGAGATGGATCTGCGGCATAGCTTGGTGCCGGACGAGGTGATTgagaagctggtggagatTATTCCTGAGCACAAGGGGCCGGATGTGAAGGAGGACagggggaagaggcagtTTGATTATATTGCTTttatggagaggttgattgCTGATGAGGGGGGCAGGCCGGCTAgtagtgggagtgggaggagtaATGTTAGTGGGATTTTGGGGGAAAGGACGAATGGAAGGACGAGTCCGGCGAAGAGTGTGGCTAGTGGGAAGAATGGGGTTTATTGA